The genomic DNA ACCATGGTGGCCTTCTCGGAAATGACCGGCGCCAGCAGCACCTTCATCAGGCGCTCTTCGCTAATTTTTACGGCGCTCATGCCAGCAACTCCTCAATCTTGGCCAGTGCCGCTTTGGTAACCAGGACCTTCTTGTAGAAGACCAGCGACATTGGATCTGCGTGACGCGGTTCCACGACCAGCACGTTCGGCAGGTTGCGGGAAGCCAGCAGCAGGTTTTCTTCGATGTTGTCGGTGATGATCAGGACCGATTCCAGACCCATGCCGGTCAGCTTTTGCGACAGCAGCTTGGTTTTCGGAGCTTCGATCGACAGATCTTCGATCACGACCAGGCGTTCCTCGCGGGCCAGCTGGGACAGGATCGAGCACAGACCTGCGCGGTACATCTTCTTGTTCACTTTGTGGGTGAAGTTCTCGTCAGGCGAGTTCGGGAAGATGCGACCACCGCCGCGCCACAGTGGCGACGACGACATACCAGCACGAGCACGGCCGGTACCTTTTTGGCGCCATGGCTTCTTGGTCGTGTGGTGGACTTCTTCACGGTCTTTCTGCTTGCGGTTGCCGCTACGGGCGTTGGCAGCATAGGCGACCACGATCTGGTGGATCAGCGCTTCGTTGTAATCACGGCCGAAGACGGTGTCAGCGGCGGCAACGTTGGAGGCAGCTTGACCTTGCGCGTTCAAGAGCTTGAGTTCCATCGATTAAGCTCCCTTCTTAGCTTTGACTTTGACGGCTGGCGATACAACAACCTGGCCGTTTTTCGCGCCTGGTACTGCACCCTTCACCAGCAGCAGCTGGCGATCAGCGTCGATACGAGCGATTTCCAGGTTCTGGGTGGTGACGGTGACGTCGCCCAGGTGACCGGTCATGCGCTTGCCTGGGAAGACGCGGCCCGGATCCTGCGCCATACCGATGGAGCCTGGTACGTTGTGCGAACGGGAGTTACCGTGGGTAGCACGGCCGGATGCGAAGTTGTAACGCTTGATGGTACCGGCGTAGCCTTTACCGATCGAGACGCCCTGGACGTCGATCTTTTGACCGACTTCGAACAGGGAAGCGGCGATGACTTCGCCAGCTTTCAGTTCTGCTGCTTTAGCAGCGTCAACACGGAACTCTTTCAGCAGAGTACCGGCTTCGACACCAGCTTTGGCGTAGTGACCCGCAGCGGCTTTGGTCACGCGGGAAGCGCGACGTTGACCGAATACGACCTGAACAGCGGAGTAACCATCCGTTTCAGGAGTTTTGATTTGCGCAATACGGTTGTTCGATACATCCAGCACGGTGACAGGAATCGAATCCCCATCGTCCGTGAAGATACGCATCATGCCAACCTTGCGACCGAGGAGGCCAAGGCTCATTTTTTCTCCATTCCCACCTACGATTGGGCAGGGCTATGTTGAACTACAAAAAAAGGTACAGACAAAAAAGTCGATTCCATACCGAAGCCGGCTAGTGTACTTCGCTTCGCCCCTTGACGCAACAAGTAATTACGAGGTATGTCGTTGTTGTTGCGCAAAGATTGCGCAGGGCCGCCGCCCGGGGCGCCGCGTTACCGGACCAGCGCCTGGTACAGCAGGTTGGTGACCCGGGCGGCCGGCTTGCCCGGGTCGCCCAGCACCTTCTGCGGCTGGTGCTGCAGCATCAGCACGGCCACCAGCCGCTCCTGGCGGTCGACCGTGAACCAGGTCGATTGGGCACCGGTCCAGCCAAACTGGCCCAGCGAACCGAGCCGACCGCGCCGTGCCAGGTCCAGCACGACCCCACCGCCCAGGCCGTAACCCTCGGCGCCGTACTGGTCCCAGGTCGGCGGCGCCAGGTGCGACAGGTGGTTCTGCATCATCAGCTCCACGCTCTTGCGGCCCAGCACCATGCGGCCCTGCAGCACGCCGCCATCGAGCAGCATCTGGGCAAAGCGGGCGTAGTCCTCCGCCGTGGCGTACAGGCCGATGGCGCCGTTCAGGTAGGGCGTGATGCGCTGGCCGTTGGCGGCCGGCGCCGGCACCAGCTGGCCATCGGCATCGGTGGTGCTGACGGCCGCGAGCCGGCCGCGCTGCTCGGGCGCCAGCACGAAGCCCGTGTCGCGCATGCCCAGCGGCTGGAAGATGCGCTTGTGCAGGAAGGCGTCCAGCCGGAGGCCGGAAATCGCCTCGATCACGCGGCCGGCCACGACGGCGCCGATGGCATCGTCGCGGAAGCGCGTGCCGGGCTCGGCCGCCAACGGCAGCGCCGCCAGGCGGCGCACGTAGTCGTCCAGGTCCGGCGCCTGCTCGAGCGACGGGTCGCCGCCGAAGCCCGCCGTTTGCGCCAGCAGCTGGCGCACCGTCAATACCTCGCGTGGAGGCTTGCCGTCGGCCAGGCGCAGCGCGCGCAGTTCGGGCACGTAGGCGGCCACCGGGTCATCCAGGTTCAGCCTGCCCTCTTCCATCAACATCAATACGCCCGCGGCCGTGACCGCCTTCGTCATCGCGTCGATGCGGAAGATCGCATCGCGCGGCAGCGGCTCGCGCCGCTCGAGGTCGCGGTGGCCCCAGGCGCGCCAGTCGACCACGCGGCCATGGCGCAGCACCAGCGCGACGGCCCCCAGGTAATCGCCGCGTGCCACGCTCGACTCCAGGTAGCGATCCAGCCGTTCCAGGCGTTCCGGCGCGATGCCTTGCGTCTGCGGCGCCGCCTCCGGCAGCGGGGCCGCCCTGGACGACGGCGCGGCGCCGCATGCGGCGGCAACGAGCAGGAGCGAGAGGAGGCGTTTCATGAAAGTTGGACGAAGTGGTAACGGCTCATTGTACTGCCGCTGCCTGCGCGCCCGGCAGCGCGACGCGAGCTGGTGCGATAATCGCCACATGACCTCCTACATGCTCCTGAAACTGCTGCACGTGCTCAGCTCCACCGTCCTGTTCGGTACCGGCATGGGCATTGCCTTCTTCAAGTGGATCACGGACCGCAGCGGCGACGTGCGTGCGATTCGCATCGTCACGGAACGCACCGTGCTGGCCGACTACGTCTTCACGACGCCGGCCGTCATCGTCCAGCCCGTCACGGGCCTGGCCATGGTCTGGCTGGCCGGCTATCCATTGACCAGCACGTGGATCGTCTGGTCGATCGGACTGTACCTGCTGGCCGGGGTGTGCTGGTTGCCGGTCGTGTGGCTGCAGATCCGCATGCGCGACCTGGCGCGCGTGGCCGATGCGGACGGCAGTGCCCTGCCGCCGCTGTACTGGCGCTACCAGCGCTGGTGGTTTCTGCTGGGTATCCCTGCCTTCAGCGCGCTGGTGGTGATTTTCTGGTTGATGCTGAATAAACCGGTATGACAATAAAAAACCGGGCCTGCGGGCCCGGTTGTGCTGTCACGTTCGCAACGATCAGAACGAGTAGCGTGCGCTGACGGAGAAGTAGCGGCCGTAAGGGTTGTGCAGCCCTTCGTTGTAGCCTGCCAGTGCGGCACCGCTGCTGTTGGTGCCAACGGCCGGATCGTACGGGGCACGCTTGTCGAACAGGTTCTGGATGTTCAGGTTCAGCGTCAGGTTGCGGAAGCCCGTGTAGGTATAGCCCAGGCCGACCGTGATCCAGCGTGGGATCTTGCAATCAGGATAGTATTCCTCGTACAGCGGGACCGAGGTGTTGCGGTTTTCTTCCGCATCGGTGTCCTTGCGCGTGCCGTAGTGGCAGAACGGCTGGTCGTAGACGGTATCGCCATTCGCCACGCGCAGCAGCGAGACGCCGCCCACGTAGTTCACCGAGGCGTTGACCGCGTGATCGCCGCGTGTCCACGTGGTGGCCACGTTGAACTTCAGGCGCGGCAGGTCGATCGAGCTGCTGAGGTTCCAGTCATAGATGCCGGCATTGCCGCCCACCAGGTTGTGCTCGACGTCGCCCGGGTGCTGCGCCAGCGAGTAATGCGTCATGTAGGTGCCGCTGACCTTGGTGCTCAGCGCGCCCCACTCGCCCAGCTTGGCGCGGTGGTTGACGTCGAAGTCGATGCCGCGTACTTCGGTCGCGCCCTGGTTGGTCCATGGCGTCTTGACCATCAGCAGCGGGCCCGTGTTGGGGATCTTGACGCCATTCGCATCCGTCACCCAGTTGTCCGGATTCGGATCGCGGATGACGTTCTCGGGGAAGCGGTCTTCGTTCTTCAACGCTTCGAACGCGGTACCCAGCGCCACTTCTCCTTCCTTGCGGATCTTGAAATACTCGATGTTGAAGTCCAGGTTGCTGGTAGGAGAATAGATCAGGCCCAGCGAGAAGCTGCGCGATTTTTCCGGGATCAGGTCGGGGTTGGCACCGCCCGTGCCGGCGGCGGACTTGGCGCAATCGAGTTCGGTGGCGCCGGGTTTCGGCGTCTCCTCGTCCGCCTCGCAGCGGCGAATATCGTGGATACCGGTCAGGAAGAATTGCGAGCCGCCCGGCGTGACCTGCGTCAGCGCCGGCGCGCGGAAGCCCTTCTGGAAGGTGCCGCGGAACGCCAGGCCATCGAATGCCGTCCACTTGGCGCCCACTTTCGGCACGTAATTGGTCTTGATGCCCGGGTATTTGTCGGCACGGCCCGCAAATTCCATTTCCAGGTTCTTCAGCAGCGGCGTGCGGAATTCGACGAACGCGGATTTGACATCGCGCTCGCCATCGATGACCGAGTTCACCAGAGCGTAGATGTTACCCGCGGCCAGGTCGGCCGACGGATCCAGCTTGATTTTTTCACGCCGCACCTCGACGCCCAGCGCGACGCCGATGGGGCCACCCGGCAACTGGCCGAATTCGGTCGCGACCTTGCCATCCCACTGCAGGATCGACGCCTTGCCGGTGCTCAGCACGTCTTGCGAGATCGTTGGGTCAGCCGCCAGCTGCGCCAGGGTCGTCCCGGTGTTCAGCTTGCGCAGCGTCGGCAGGTACAGGCGGCCGAACGTCGTGTCGTCCTTTTTCGACTGGTTCCACAGCAGGCCCGTGTCCCACGTCCAGCCACCGATTTCGCCATCGGCACCGATCAGCAGGCGGCTGTTGGCATTGACGACTTCGCTGCCGCCACGCAGGTTGGCGAAGCGGTAGCCCACCGACGCGCGCGCGTTCGGGAACGGATTGTCGGGGTGGCCGATTTCCAGGATGGCCTGGAATGGATCGGAGACGCCGGCCGCCGTGAAGTTGTTGACGGAAGACTGGCCCAGCGTGATCGGCGCGCCGGTGTACTGACGCTCCGAGCGCGCGTAGGCCGCTTCGGCGAAGAGACGGGCCGTTTGGCCGATCTTCAGGGTACCGCGGCTCATCACCGTCGCGTCCTTGCCCGCGCTTTGCGTTTCCAGGAACTGGTTGGTGTCGAAGTTACAGAACTGGCGGCCGATCCACACGCTGCTGGCACTAAGGCCCATGGCCGTGGTGCCGGTCAGCACCTGGGAGGGATCGCAGCCGAGCGTAGGGCGCAACCGTGCGTCGGCGTTCGCGCGCGACACGGCAAAGTTCTTCGAACCCGGCGAACTTTCGCGATAGAACGTCGGGTACTGGGACACGAAACTGCCATACGGCGTGGCGAAGCGGCCGTTCAGGAACTTGTACTGGTCGTAGGCGATGTCGGTGGTTTCCTGGCGCGACGTGCGGTCGCGCTTCGACACGTCCGCGGTGACCAGGATGTTGTAGCCGTCAGCGTCCAGGTCGCCCTTGCCCCAGGCCGCGCTGGCGCCGCGCTTCTTGAAGTTGCCGTCGTCGTTGGCGTTCATGCGCGCGGCCACTTCGACGCCCT from Pseudoduganella armeniaca includes the following:
- the rplD gene encoding 50S ribosomal protein L4, with the protein product MELKLLNAQGQAASNVAAADTVFGRDYNEALIHQIVVAYAANARSGNRKQKDREEVHHTTKKPWRQKGTGRARAGMSSSPLWRGGGRIFPNSPDENFTHKVNKKMYRAGLCSILSQLAREERLVVIEDLSIEAPKTKLLSQKLTGMGLESVLIITDNIEENLLLASRNLPNVLVVEPRHADPMSLVFYKKVLVTKAALAKIEELLA
- the rplC gene encoding 50S ribosomal protein L3; amino-acid sequence: MSLGLLGRKVGMMRIFTDDGDSIPVTVLDVSNNRIAQIKTPETDGYSAVQVVFGQRRASRVTKAAAGHYAKAGVEAGTLLKEFRVDAAKAAELKAGEVIAASLFEVGQKIDVQGVSIGKGYAGTIKRYNFASGRATHGNSRSHNVPGSIGMAQDPGRVFPGKRMTGHLGDVTVTTQNLEIARIDADRQLLLVKGAVPGAKNGQVVVSPAVKVKAKKGA
- a CDS encoding serine hydrolase domain-containing protein, which translates into the protein MKRLLSLLLVAAACGAAPSSRAAPLPEAAPQTQGIAPERLERLDRYLESSVARGDYLGAVALVLRHGRVVDWRAWGHRDLERREPLPRDAIFRIDAMTKAVTAAGVLMLMEEGRLNLDDPVAAYVPELRALRLADGKPPREVLTVRQLLAQTAGFGGDPSLEQAPDLDDYVRRLAALPLAAEPGTRFRDDAIGAVVAGRVIEAISGLRLDAFLHKRIFQPLGMRDTGFVLAPEQRGRLAAVSTTDADGQLVPAPAANGQRITPYLNGAIGLYATAEDYARFAQMLLDGGVLQGRMVLGRKSVELMMQNHLSHLAPPTWDQYGAEGYGLGGGVVLDLARRGRLGSLGQFGWTGAQSTWFTVDRQERLVAVLMLQHQPQKVLGDPGKPAARVTNLLYQALVR
- a CDS encoding DUF2269 family protein; its protein translation is MTSYMLLKLLHVLSSTVLFGTGMGIAFFKWITDRSGDVRAIRIVTERTVLADYVFTTPAVIVQPVTGLAMVWLAGYPLTSTWIVWSIGLYLLAGVCWLPVVWLQIRMRDLARVADADGSALPPLYWRYQRWWFLLGIPAFSALVVIFWLMLNKPV
- a CDS encoding TonB-dependent receptor domain-containing protein → MTLTTPAILAQQTPAQPSQTVYITGSNLKRVDKEGASPVQVVTAQDIKNTGAQTVTELMRFVPAIGTDSNYDSRGGNFASGVATASLRGLSSTSTLILLNGRRMTPAAYADPNDGNSTLYDLNTIPVSAIDRVEILKDGASAVYGSDAIGGVINFITKSNYQGVEVAARMNANDDGNFKKRGASAAWGKGDLDADGYNILVTADVSKRDRTSRQETTDIAYDQYKFLNGRFATPYGSFVSQYPTFYRESSPGSKNFAVSRANADARLRPTLGCDPSQVLTGTTAMGLSASSVWIGRQFCNFDTNQFLETQSAGKDATVMSRGTLKIGQTARLFAEAAYARSERQYTGAPITLGQSSVNNFTAAGVSDPFQAILEIGHPDNPFPNARASVGYRFANLRGGSEVVNANSRLLIGADGEIGGWTWDTGLLWNQSKKDDTTFGRLYLPTLRKLNTGTTLAQLAADPTISQDVLSTGKASILQWDGKVATEFGQLPGGPIGVALGVEVRREKIKLDPSADLAAGNIYALVNSVIDGERDVKSAFVEFRTPLLKNLEMEFAGRADKYPGIKTNYVPKVGAKWTAFDGLAFRGTFQKGFRAPALTQVTPGGSQFFLTGIHDIRRCEADEETPKPGATELDCAKSAAGTGGANPDLIPEKSRSFSLGLIYSPTSNLDFNIEYFKIRKEGEVALGTAFEALKNEDRFPENVIRDPNPDNWVTDANGVKIPNTGPLLMVKTPWTNQGATEVRGIDFDVNHRAKLGEWGALSTKVSGTYMTHYSLAQHPGDVEHNLVGGNAGIYDWNLSSSIDLPRLKFNVATTWTRGDHAVNASVNYVGGVSLLRVANGDTVYDQPFCHYGTRKDTDAEENRNTSVPLYEEYYPDCKIPRWITVGLGYTYTGFRNLTLNLNIQNLFDKRAPYDPAVGTNSSGAALAGYNEGLHNPYGRYFSVSARYSF